The proteins below are encoded in one region of Pirellulales bacterium:
- a CDS encoding DUF4058 family protein, protein MPVHDWSRVDANLFHDFHQAWSIGIRNALNGGLLPKGYSALVEQHEVSAARANRIAIRHPLGEVVSVIEIVSPGNKSSRRALRAFVDKTVGFLQQGVHVLVVDLFPPSVRDPDGIHKAIWDEFQDELFRLPKETPLTLAAYVAAFPKTAYVELLAVGDRLPDMPAYLDEDRYVQIPLEATYQSTWATCPEDMRAVIEG, encoded by the coding sequence ATGCCGGTTCACGATTGGTCCCGCGTGGACGCCAACTTGTTTCACGACTTCCACCAGGCCTGGAGCATCGGCATTCGCAATGCGCTCAACGGCGGGTTGTTGCCGAAGGGCTATTCCGCGCTGGTGGAACAGCATGAAGTCTCCGCCGCCCGTGCCAATCGCATCGCCATCCGCCATCCGCTGGGCGAAGTCGTTTCGGTGATCGAAATCGTTTCACCCGGCAACAAGTCGAGCCGACGGGCGCTGCGGGCGTTTGTCGACAAAACGGTGGGCTTTTTGCAGCAGGGCGTTCACGTGCTGGTGGTCGATTTGTTCCCGCCATCGGTCCGCGATCCCGACGGCATTCACAAGGCGATCTGGGACGAATTCCAGGACGAGCTGTTTCGGCTTCCCAAGGAGACGCCCTTGACGCTGGCGGCCTACGTGGCGGCATTCCCCAAGACGGCGTATGTGGAGTTGCTCGCGGTTGGCGACCGGCTGCCCGACATGCCGGCCTACCTCGACGAGGACCGTTACGTTCAGATTCCGCTCGAAGCGACCTACCAGTCGACTTGGGCGACCTGCCCGGAAGATATGCGCGCGGTCATTGAAGGCTAG
- a CDS encoding protoglobin domain-containing protein encodes MPTPSVPAPDNFDHAGPSAAIDPRRRLDFLDMGPADAERLRGMLGSFRRWADEFVEDFYRHLLSFDETAGFLQSPGTVAWLKQVQRDHFESMLEARWDDDYFARRQKVGLVHAEIGLEPQYFLGAYNQYVQYSFERLSEEHPADGDAFKGRAQSLLKAVLFDIGLTLDAYFAHSTRNLRQALDMYWRANAELRRFAQLTSHDLKTPLATVANLCDEALDEFGEQMPAAARELVAAAKDRTFRMSRMIDELLASAVALRDEGAEATVSVQEAWDEAVGSLLARLSEREIEIAVEGRLPRVRGKKVLLREVFSNLLSNAVKFIDRRPGRVVLRSHLQEGTCELVIADNGPGVPKEEVDDVFLPFRRLSMHKDRPGSGLGLYFARNLVMEQGGRIWLTSDPPHGSEVHIELRLAEPAKSA; translated from the coding sequence ATGCCTACTCCCTCCGTTCCCGCGCCCGACAACTTCGACCATGCCGGGCCGTCGGCCGCCATCGACCCGCGGCGTCGGCTCGATTTTCTCGACATGGGCCCCGCCGACGCCGAGCGGCTGCGCGGCATGCTCGGCAGTTTCCGGCGTTGGGCCGACGAATTCGTCGAGGATTTTTACCGGCACCTGTTGTCGTTCGACGAGACGGCCGGTTTTCTGCAGTCGCCCGGCACGGTGGCCTGGCTCAAGCAGGTGCAGCGCGACCACTTCGAGTCGATGCTCGAAGCGCGCTGGGACGACGATTACTTCGCCCGACGGCAAAAGGTCGGCCTGGTGCATGCCGAGATCGGCCTGGAGCCGCAGTACTTCCTGGGTGCGTACAACCAATACGTCCAGTACAGCTTCGAGCGTCTCTCGGAAGAACATCCCGCCGACGGCGATGCTTTCAAAGGTCGCGCGCAGTCGTTGCTGAAGGCTGTATTGTTCGACATCGGCCTGACGCTCGACGCCTACTTTGCCCACTCGACGCGGAACCTGCGGCAGGCGCTCGATATGTACTGGCGGGCCAACGCCGAGCTGCGGCGATTTGCCCAGCTTACCTCCCACGATCTGAAGACGCCGCTGGCCACCGTGGCCAACCTGTGCGACGAAGCCCTGGACGAATTCGGCGAGCAGATGCCCGCAGCGGCGAGAGAGCTCGTCGCCGCGGCCAAAGACCGTACTTTCCGCATGAGCCGCATGATCGACGAGCTGCTGGCGTCGGCGGTGGCCCTGCGCGACGAGGGGGCGGAAGCAACGGTTTCGGTGCAGGAAGCCTGGGACGAAGCGGTTGGCTCGCTCCTGGCGCGTTTGTCGGAACGTGAAATCGAAATCGCGGTCGAAGGGCGGCTGCCGCGGGTGCGCGGAAAAAAAGTGCTGTTGCGAGAAGTCTTCAGCAACCTTCTCTCGAACGCCGTCAAGTTCATCGATCGGCGGCCCGGCCGCGTGGTGCTGCGTTCGCACCTCCAAGAGGGGACGTGCGAGCTGGTGATTGCCGACAACGGGCCGGGCGTGCCCAAGGAAGAGGTCGATGACGTATTCCTTCCGTTCCGCCGTCTCTCCATGCACAAGGACCGTCCCGGATCGGGGTTGGGGCTGTATTTCGCCCGGAACCTGGTGATGGAGCAAGGCGGGCGGATTTGGTTGACCTCGGACCCGCCGCACGGCAGCGAGGTCCACATCGAACTGCGGCTGGCAGAACCGGCAAAGTCGGCGTAA